The DNA region TCTCGATGGTCGTGTCGGACAGGGCGTTGCTGATGAAATACTTCACCTCATCGTGGTTCAATGCGTTGCGGGCGACGAGCAGGTGGAGTTCGATCCCCGGCAACCCGTCGTCGTTCTTCATGACGATGCGGGCGTGCTTCGCCTCCCACACGAGCGGCCCCTTCTCGCCGTCCTTCACGTAGTACCGGGTCCACGCTTGATCGCGCAGCTCGGGCCAGTTCTCGGCGAGGTCTTGCACGCTCTGCGGGGCGCTCGCTGCGGCGACCAACCGCGGGACCTTGCGGGGCCGGCCGCGACCGCCGCGGCGAAAGGGTCGCTCCGTCACGCGCGGCCGGTCGGTCCAACACGAGAACGTCGTCGGGACCTCGGCGACGAAGCGTTGCTTTCGACCGTCCAAGCCCTGCAAAAACAGCGGCTTTCCGCCGTAGCCTTCGTCGAACGTCAGCCAGTCGAACATCACGCCGTGGGCCGCGGCCCGATCGCAAAGCTCCAGGGCGATCTTCCACTTGGAGCGGTAGACCATGTCCTCGGGAATGCCGGCGGCCCGACACCGCTGGCGGTCCTCCGACCAACTCTCCGGCAAGAACAACTCGCCGTCGACCAGCGCGTGGAAGTCGCCGGTCGCGTAGCCCAAGTGGACCGTGACGATGCCGTTCTCCTGCTTGCCGACGCAGCCGCAGTACTGCCGCTGCACGCCGGGCGTCTTGTCCCCCTTCTTGACGTCGCTCGTTTCGTCGATCAGGCCGATCGAGTGCGGCCCCGCATGATCTCGGAGGACGATCTCTTGGAGTCGCCGGCGCACGGCGTCTTCGTCCCAGCGGTGCTGGGCCAGGAACTCTTGCAGCGTCCGCGGCGCCACTCCGGCGGCCAGCGCCATCGGCTCGCAACTCTTCGCGGGCAGTTCGGAGAGTTGGCCTTCGACGTAGGTTGGCAAGTGCGCACGAGTATCTCGACGCGAGAAACAGGCGTCGAATTCGTGCAAGTAACTCGTCAATTCCGGCTTCAAACGGCGGATCTCATCGGCGTCCATGCTAGCGGCCCTGCGCCAGGTCGCCCCCCTGCGACACCAACAACATGGCCGATCGCCCAAACGCAAACAAGATCAACGTAGCGCTGTAGTATTAGGGCAGCTCGACTCCCTAAACAACCTGCGTTTTTCAAACGGAAGCGTTTCGAAGGAAGTGCTGCAGGGCGTCGGCAAGCTGCGGCAGCTGGAGTCGCTTACGTTCTATACAACGAGAGTTGATTGCGAGGGATTGGAGCACCTAGCCGGTCTTCAAGGGCTGGCGAACTTTGGCTTCTGGAAGGGAGACCGGGGCGAGTACGCCGAGAATTATAGTGAAGCCTGTATCGCGGTCTTTGCAGAGCTGCCGAGTATAAGTTCTCTGAACCTGCACGCACTTCCTTTAAGCGCAGCGGCCATCGACACGTTGCCGGTTAACGACAAGATCAAACGGGTTAGCTTCGGCGAAGGCGTTCCCTTCCAGCCGATTCTCGAGTACGCACAGAAGATCCCGCATGCGAAGATTAGTGTGGGCACGGAAGGATGGAAGCTATCCGAGGGTGCGGTCGTTCTGCCGTACCATGTGAAGGACGACGATCTCCGCAATCTTCGCAGTGTACGTGGTCTCCTATCGCTACGGTTTGCAGGGACGACCGACCTGACCGATGCAGGGCTCGCGTATTTGGTGGGTACGAAGTTGAAGCAGCTAAGCCTGCTGAACGCTAACCAGGTGACTGACGCCGGAATCGAGCACGTGAGCAAGATCCGCACACTCGAGTCCCTAGACTTGAGGGATTGCAGTCAGGTGACCGACGCTTCGATTGAGCACTTGAGGCAGCTACCGAATCTGCGAACGGTGAAATCATTCGGAACGCGGATTGACCGCGATGCGTTCAAGGCGGCGCTGCCACAGTGTGAGATCGAGTAGTGATCCCCATCCGTCACGCAGCACGCATGCCCCAGCTACCAGAATTTCGTGGGCGGGTTGATCGCATAGGACGAATCGAGCTTGGTCACGGACGAAGCTCGACTGCGTTGCGCTGCTTGCGGAGCGGATGCGGCCGCGGACTTTGACGGAGGTCGTCGGCCAACCGAAGCTTATTGGCTCACTGTGAGTCGCTGCGGTTGCATCACCCCGAGGCGGCCTGGAGGCTCCGGCCAACCTGCCGAGGTGGACATCACTTCCCTCGGGCCCGGCTCGGGCCAAGGTGGCGGAAATGGACCAGCTTCGGCGGCTGGGAGCCTCGATCTATCTGCGGAGGTCTTGGCGGAGGGGAGACACCGCTGCGAGTTGGCGGTGCTGCCCAACCGCCGCGGAGGAATTCCCCTCGGTCAGTTGGCCATTCGGCACTCCGACGGAGGAGAGCTGCACCGCTGCAAGTAAGGCCGATTTCTTCAAGCTGGCGGGTGATGCAACCGCCGGCTTTTTGCCTATGGGCGGATTGAGCGAAGTGATTTCGACCGCAGCACATAGGAAGATTTTCTGATAGGCGCTAGACAGCGAGAAAACACTGTGTAGAATCCTCCGCGTGCGCAAGTACGATTGCCGCCCAAGTCGGGTGGCGCTTTCCATTTTAGACCCCAGCAATTGGGGAGAAAGGAGGCCGCAATGGCTGACTATGATCTGCGCGAACTCTCTGCGCCTTTTGAAGCCCTTCGTTCCGATGTCAAAGCCGCATATCAACGGCTGGATTCGGAATGGGAGACCATCGCGAACCAACTTCGCAAACTCCCAATTCCTTGCACGGTGTCTTACGCTTTCTCAGAGGACGAGTGTAATCCGTGCAACAAAGACTGCCTTGAGTTCAGGAAGTGGAAGGGGTCTAAGCGACTCTGTATCGCGGAATACTCGGCAGGCAATGGACCCCATGGCTGGGAAGAAAACTGCGATGTCACTCCCTACGACGAATGGAGTACAGAGCAACGCTTGCGGATGCTGAGGCATGTTCCCGCGCTCTTCCAAGCAGCCGTGAAACAAACGCAAGACTTCGTTGACCAAACGAAAAGTTTAGAAAACTCGGAAGAGTCCTGAGCACTTTCGTACATCCCCGGCTTTCGAGCCGGGGATTTCCTTTTCTTGGTCAACGGAGTCACAGCCATGCAGTTTCACGAGTATTACAGTCTCAAGAATAGAATCCTCCGCAATGCCGATGCGTCAGCAAGGCAGCATTACAAATCGCGGACACCATCGCAGTTTCGTGGAGAGGTCATAAATTCAATATCCGCGGGTGCTTCAGGTATCGTTCACTACGCATATCAGGCAGAAGCCGAAGGCGTCTGGGCAGAGAGTGAGCGTCCGTACTACAACGTGTGGCCGATTGCGATCAGTTTGGCGGAGAGCGTGAAGCTATCGCTCACGTTCTCATCCTTAAATCTTCCGTTCTCTCGATTCATTGATTGCGTTGGTGGAAGGCAAGAACGGACTGCACTACTGTTCCGCTTTGCACTTGGGCACGAACCGAATGGACTTTGCTCTGCTTTACTCGATTGGCGACACACCGACAAGATAATTCACAGTCACGCCTTCTCAGGCGATAAGAACGACGCGTTCTTCTGGGAACGCTACGAACCACACGAGACTGTCGAAACGTGGCTAACGCGGCTAACGAGTCGGGCAGCCGATAGTCCTCAATCAGCAATTGGCGTTCAGCGACTGACGCTCTTGGTTCGCATGACCACGTTTGTATCTTTGCTCGCCGATGACGACCTGATTACGCCAATCGTACTGTCCAAGGATCGTAACAAGTACGAATCAACCGACGATCCCGACGCAAAGAAGTGGTTGGAAGAAAGGGCAGCACGTCGCGCGGGTCGGGGCTTCGACTTAGGGAAACGATTACAGGTCGAATCGGACAAGTCACCCCATTGTCGCAATCCGCACTTGTGCTTGTTTTGGACAGGCGAAGGGCGGACAACTCCCGTCGCTTCCTGCCCATCTCTGTTCCTCCTGATCCCCGATCCGGCCGCCGCCGGATCGCATACTATCAGGTGGTCCAGTTTGTGGGGTCCACTACATGATACGCCCTCATGTGCAGCTTGGGAGCAGCGGATCGGGGCTTCAATCGCGAGGGGGCTGACACCGTCAAGATGACCTTACAACTGCGGAAGTCCCATACACTTCGTTCAAGACGGCAAATCTAACGCTTCGCTGTCGAAATTCGGAGGCCAACGGCTAACAGATTCGAGTCCTGTTCGGCTCCCCGAAAGGAACCCTCTTCGTAACAATACTCTCTTTTCCGAATGACGTAAGCCGTTGGAATCATCCCTTTCAAGCTGTCACCGTGCGAGAATCGTGCTAGCAGATAAATCCCCCGCGTTTTCGGAGGCTTGATTTTGCGGGGTGTTCGGTTCCTCGTCGATCCTATTCAGAAAACACCGGGAAAATCACGCTAGCTTGAAAGGGATGGCCGTTGGAATGCAAGATGTTGGCGAGTTCGAGTCCCTTTCGGCGCTTCCGAGAGCTTTGAACAACCGGATCACAGTCCGAACCAAACGTCCTCAGACGCAAGTGCTACGTGGCACGAAGACCAATCATTTCTCGTCCTCTTCAAGTTGCCTGGTGCCTGCAAAAGGCCCCCATTGGACGCGTTTCTCGTACTCCTTCGATTCCCTGTAGGCAGCGGGGTCGTATTTCGGATTTCGTTTCGGGATACGAGCACCGACTTTCTCAAAGTACTTCATCATGTCGTGATAGAGTTGGCGATGTTCTTCCTGGTGAGTCGATGCGATGTTGTGGACTTCGCCCCGGTCCTTAGCCAGGTCGAAGAGCATGGGGAGGTCCGGTCGCTCGTAGAAGTGCAGCAGCTTGCGCGTGCCGGAGACGACCGCGGAGTGCGGCATGCTCGTACGGTAGTGCGGGTAGTGGAAGTAGAGGTTCCGCTTGAGGAATGCTTCGGTCGGCTCCTCGCCTTCCATGTAATAGGCTAGGCTGACGCCGTCGATGTTTTTCAGAGCGGTCGGATCGCCGCCGGCCCAGTCGACGAACGTTGGCAGGAAGTCGTAATTGACGACATTGCCTTCGAAGACAGAGCCCGCCTTGATGCCGGGGCCTCGGACAATCATCGGAACGCGGATGCCGCCCTGCCAGACCCACCACTTGGCGGCATGGTGCGGCTGTCTGAGTCCCTTCTTCAGCTGAAGTTCTTTGTGTCGGTAACCGTTATCCGACACCAGCACGACATACGTGTTGTCCCCGATTCCCAGTTCGCTGATGCGGTCAAGCACAGCTCCGATGCGGCCGTCAAGGTCGTCGCCCATGCCCAACCAGATGGCCGGATCATCCTTGCGCTTCACTGTTTCGGCCGTTTGCCCGATCTTTCGATAGTAAGCCTGCACGAGCGGATGTCGCGTGTACTTTTCGCGTGTGGCCGGTAGGCACTCACGGCCTTCGTGCATCGCGTAGTGAGAGATCTGCAGATAGAACGGCCGGCCGGCTTTGGCCTGTTCACTCATGAAGCCAAGCGCCTTTTCCGTGACGCTGAACATCAGCTTGGGGTCGGTCAAATCGTCAGGCAGGCGTTGGTTGGCGCCCTTGGGAAGTGTGTTGCCAGGAGTGTTGCTGGTGTCGCCATCGTGCAGTACATATCCCTCGTCGCCGGGATCGCCGCGCATATGCCATTTGCCGATGTGGGCGCTGACATAACCGAGCGGCTTCAGGGCTTCGGGAATCGTCACCGCGTCCGCGTCGATCGTCATATCCGATATGCACGGAATCACCGGGAATGCGGGGTAGCTCTTTTCGTCGAAGTAGTCCTGTCCCCGGTCGTTCATGAACACGGTGAAGCCGTTTCGCGGCGAGGATTGCCCGGTCTGGACGCAGACTCGCGACGGAGAGCACTGCGGGGAAGCATACGCGTTGGTGAACTTCATTCCCTCGCGAGCCAGCCGCTCGACATTCGGCATCTGCACGACCGGCATGCGCGAATTCGGCATCGAGTCATCCATCGCAACCGGAGACCCGTTCCAAGCCCAGTCATCAATAAAAAGAAGAACGATGTTCGGCTTCTCGGCGGCTCCCGCTGGACGAGCGGACGTGGTTAGAAGCATGAAAACCACCGCGCACAAAGGCAGGAAGACACGAAGTAAGTGTTTGAAGTCAAGATGCGATGTCATATCAGCCTTTCTGGTGGGTTTGCGTGTTCGTGGGAGCCGAATGGGATTACGGGGATCGCAGCGACTTGGCCTTGGTCCGGTCTCGCTTTGGCTTGCGGGGTGTTGAATTGAGGGCTCCTGCCTGACGGCTAGGGAGCGGTTCGACACCTTCTTCCTTCGGAGGCAGCAGCCCCGCGAGCTTCGTTTTCATCGCGGCGAATTGGGGATTGTTCGTTTGGTTTGTCCATTCGTGAGGGTCTTTTGTACGGTCGTAGAGTTCGGTCGTGCCGTCCCAGTAGCGAATGAACCGAGCGGTCTCGGTGCGAACCGACATGTGACCGTCGTAGACCGTGATGGCTGGTTGCGACCGTGGGGCTGCAGCGTCCTTCAACAATGGCAGCAGAGAGTGGCCGTCGAGATGGTTTGGCTTTTCGATGCCGTTCAAATCCACGAGCGTTGGGTAGATGTCGAGCAATGAAACCGGCCTCGTGCAGATTTGCTTGGCCTGAGTCACTCCCGGCACGCGCCACATCATCACGCTGTCGGTGGCTTCTTCCCACAACGTCCCCTTGGACCAATGCTGTTTCTCGCCGAGATGAAGACCGTGATCACTGATCAGGATCACGATGGTGTTGTCGCGGTGCGGGCTTTCGTCCAGCGTCTTGAGGACTCGCCCCATGTGGGCGTCGGAAAACGTGACGCTGGCCAGATAGCCGCGGATCGCTTCCTTGACCAGCCCCTTGTCCTTGACCTTGCCATCCCAGCCGAGGTCGACCAGCCGCTGGCCATAATCAGGGACGTCGTTCATGTCGCCGTCCTTGATCGGAGGCAGTTCAATTTCATCCAGCGGATACATGTCGAGGTACTTCTGCGGGACGTACCACGGATAGTGCGGATGAAAAAGGCCGCACGCGATGAAGAACGGCTTGTCGTGTTCGTGCCGCAACGCTTCGATCGCGGCGTCGGCCAGCCGCTTGTCGCTCATTTCGTTTTCGTCGAGGTGGGTCGCACCCCAGTCGCGTTCCGTGAGCTTGCCACCGGCGCTTTGAGCAATGCCGTTGAGTGGAGCACGCGGCGGCGGCGGAGTTCGTTTGTGGCTCATCGATGCGTCGTACTTCACGCCCGTGTCGTATCCGTGCGACACCTTGCCGAACGACCCGATCCAGTACCCCTGATCCTGAAACGTCCTGAACAACGAAGGAACGCCCTGCAGTACTTTGCTGTCGCCGACCTGGACTCCGTTACGCGATACGCCCGATTTCCATGGCGCGACACCCGAAAGGAACGCCGTCCGAGAAGGCGAGCAAACCGGGCTGGCCGTGTAGGCGTTGTGAAAAAGCACGCCCTCCTTCGCCAGCCGCTGGATATTCGGGGCGACGACCTTGCCCGAGTAACGCGTGGGATCTTCCAGCAGCCAGGTGTTGAGATCGTCGACGATCAGCAGTAGCACGTTCATCGGAATGTCCGGCTCCGCCGCTGCGCAGGCCGCTTGTGTGAAAAGCGAAATGATCACGCTAGCGAAGATTGATTGTACGAGTGTGAAACGCATCTGCTGTCTATTCCTCCTTCTCCTTGTTCTTCGGGGATTGGTGCTGCTTCCACTTACGCGATTAGTTTCTCGATGACCTTGCCACCAAACTGACTGAGCTGTTTGAAGCGTCCGGCGTGGTAATACGTCAATTTATTGTCATCGAGTCCCAGCAGCTTGAGCAGCGTGACGTGGAAGTCACGGACGTGGTGAACGTCTTCGACGGCTGCCATGCCGGTTTCGTCGGTGGCTCCGATCGTGTGGCCCGCGTTGCAGCCGCCGCCAGCCAGCCAAATTATCATGGCGTTGGGATTATGGTCGCGTCCGTAGGCCGTCCCACCTCGAACTCCGTTGTCGGGCGTGCGTCCGAATTCTCCGCACCATACGATGAGCGTGCTTTCCAAAAGGCCACGGTCTTTCAAGTCGGTGATTAAAGCAGCAATCGGTTGATCGACTCCGCGAACAAGATTCCCGTGGGCGCGTTCGATGTAGTCGTGACTGTCCCAGGTGCCGTTGTAAAGCTGCACGAATCGCACGCCTTTTTCGACCATCTTCCTCGCCAGCAGACATTTGCGTCCGAATGCATCGGTCGCATCGTCTCCGATACCGTACATCGATAGCGTTTTCTGGGTCTCGCCTGACAGATCGATCGCATCGGGGACTTCGGTCTGCATCCGAAACGCCAATTCATAGCTCTCCAGTCGGGCTGACAATTCCTGGTGTTCGGGGTGTTCCTGCGCATGACGCTGGTTCATGCGGGTGAGCAGGTCCAGGTTGCGGCGTTGGCGATCGGGCGCGACATGCTTCGGGGGCTGCAGATCAAGAATTGGCGATCCGCTCGGGCGCAGGGGCGTGCCTTGATAGAAGGCCGGCAGGTAACCGTTGCTCCAGTTGGCCGCTCCACCTTGGGGATAGGACACTTCCGGCAATACAAGAAAGCCGGGGAGGTCCTGATTGACCGAACCGAGCCCATAAGTGACCCACGCCCCAATTCCCGGATCACCGCCAAAGCGATTGCCACAGTTCATCTGATACATCGCGGTCGGGTGGTTCACGCTATCGACTTGACAGCCCCGAAAGAAGCACAGGTCGTCGGCGACCTGTGCAAGGTGTTCCCAAGTGACGGCCATGTCGGCCCCGCTTTGTCCATGTTTGCGGAACTTGAATGGGCTTTGCACGTAATATCGTTTCCCGCTTTCCATCGCGGACTTCTGTTGGCCCTCTCGGACAAATTCCTTAAGGTGCAGATCCTTCAATTTCGGCTTGGGATCGAACGTATCGATATGAGATGGGCCACCTTCCATCATCAGGAAGATGCAGTTCTTGGCTTCGGCAGGAAAGTGGCCGTCGCGCGGCGCGAGCGGCTTTTGTTTCTCCTCCGCTGAAGTGTCCTCAGCCAGTAACGACGACAGCGCAACCGCTCCCAGTGAAGCGCCGAGCCCATAGAGAAATTCTCGTCGGTGGTTCATATCGTAGTCTCCGCGGCAATGTGCCGTTTCGCGTCTATTTCAATGTCTTTGTGAACAACTGATCGACGATTTCCATCGCTTCATCGAACCACACTTGCCTCGTCAGAAACGCATGCGGCGCGTCTTCGACCACAGTCAACTCGGATTTGATTCCCAGCTCTTTGAGGCGTTGTCGAAACCGATCGGCACGGGTGCTGGGATCATCTTTCGCACCCGTAATGATCCAGCACGGCGGATCCGTTTTGTCGACGTGAACCAACGGAGAGGCGAGTCGATACATCTCAGGCTTTTCTTCTTGCGAGCCCCCCAGAAACTGTTGCCAAATCTCTCTGTCTCTTGAGATCTCACGGTTGCGTTCGGATAGAAAATCGGTTTGCCCGGCCATCGGGATGACGGCTTGAATGGCGCTGCTGAATTCTGCATTGCCGCCGCGACCTTCGAGTTCCTGCACACCCGCCGATGTTGCCAGCAAAGCTGCCAGGTGACCGCCGGCGGAATGGCCAATGGCACCCATTTTGTCTGGGTCGATGCCGTACTCTTTCGCATTCGCTCGCAGGAATCTTACCGCGGCTTTGCAGTCGTGGATGTGTGCCGGGAAAGGCGCCTCGCCGCTAAGGCGATAGTCGATCGAGGCGGTTACGAATCCCCTAGCCGCAAGGGTTTGTGCGGCATTGCGGAAATTCATCTTCTGGCCTTGCCGCCAACCGCCACCGTGAATGCACACGATGGCTGGGAGCGTTCGCCAATTGTCTTTCGGGCGGTAGATATCCATCTTCAGCGTGCGATCGCCGTAGCGTGCAAAGGTTACGTCCAGCTTGCTGTGCAGGCGATCGGCGATCTCGGCTGGAATCGCGGTCTTGCCATCCGTTCGACGAGGCGTCGCCTGTCCCGCCGGTCGGGCATCGAGCCGAATTTCTTCCTGGAACAGGATCGCCATGCCTCGCAACTTGCGAATCACATCGCTATTGCGAACCAGAGTCGATTCGGCTGGGTCATTCGAAAGGTCGTAAAGTTCAAGGCTGGGATTCAAGTAAAGCTTCCAGTTCTTCCAACGCACCGCCGCCAGTGCCCCTTGGCTGCCGTGATAAAAGAACGCGTCGTTGTATTCCCATCGTTTAATCAGCGGCTCCCATTCTCCAGGCGGATCCCAGCGGCGGCGCAAAGGTACTTTCGCATTCAGCGATTTGTTCAAGCCCGGAGCCGGAACAACTGCTGATTCTCCCTTCAGCAAAGGAGTGATGTCGCGACCGTCGATGACCGGACCTGCGGGAATCTCGATCCCGGCCAGCGTCGCGAGCGACGGGTACCAGTCCATCGCACGGACCACCGCCGCCGATGTCTCGCCCGTCTGCAATCCCAGTCCTGGCCCCCACGCGATGGCCGGTACGCGAATGCCGCCTTCGTACGTCGAGAGCTTATGCCCACGAATCTTCTGTTCCGGCGTACGACCGGGACCTCGGCCGTTATCGGAAGCGTAGATAACAATGGTGTTGTCGCTGATGCCCAGTCTTTTCAGCGAATCGAAGAGGCGACCGACGTTGTGATCGAGTTCCTGAATCGCGTCGCCATATTCTCCCCACTGCGAAGTCCCTTTGAATTCTTCGCTCACGCCAAGCGGATTGTGCAACATGGTGTGGGGCAGATAGACGAAGAACGGTTTCTCCGCGTTCTTCTCCATAAAGGCGATGGCTTCGTCGGTGTAGAGCTTTGTCAATTCCGCAGGGTCGGCAGGACGCTTCACGATCGTGTCGTTCCGCATCAGGGGAACGCCCTGGTCACCAAAACAGACGACCTCGACCGGGTCCAGATTGTGTAGCAAACCGAAGTAGTGTTCGAAGCCCTGATTGCGTGGAAGGAAAGGCTCCCGGAATCCCAGATGCCATTTGCCGATGCAGGCGGTCGCGTAGCCGTTCTGTTGGAACAACTCTGCGATTGTCAGTTCGTCGGGATGAATTCCTGATGACGAGTCAGCGCGATGCACCCAGATATGGTTTCCAACACGTCGCGGGTAACACCCCGTCAACAGTCCGGCCCGCGACGGACTGCAAATGGGAGCCGCCGCGTAGTAATCCGTGAATCGGATTCCTTCATCGGCCATCGCGTCAATCCGCGGCGTTTTGACTTCGGTCGCGCCATAGCATCCGAGATCGTAGTAGCCCTGGTCGTCGACGAAGATGAAGATGATATTGGGTTTGGGGGCAGCCGGTGCTTCGGCGGCGAGTGCGGGGCGCGCGATTGCGAAAACGACACTCGTCACAAGCGCCATTCGGGAGATGAGTGATGACATTGTGCAAGTGGCGGCGTTGGCTGAACGATTAATAGACATAGACAAACTCGTTGGAATTCAGCATGACCAAACAGACATCAGACAACGCTCTCGTATGGCGGTCGACATCTGCTGGTTGCAGATCGGGGACAAAGTCGGTGTTGGAATAGAGTCGTTCGGTAAACGTGAACAACTCGCCGGTGTTTTCTTCGACGGCTTTTCGAACGACTTCGAGCGGCGGCGATGTTCGAGCCGGCGGTTCTTCAGGCAATGATTCCTCGGTTTCTCGCCAGTGCGCGAGAAACTCGTCGAGTTCTTCCGACGAAGGCTCACGCGAAAGCAGGAGTTGAAAACACCGCTTGATTGCGTCTCGGTCGTTGTCCGCTTCTTTCAGCACGCGAGCGGCAAGCGACAACGCACGGGAATGGGTGTTTTGTCCATTGAATAGGCTGAAAACCTGCGGCGTGACAGTCGATGCATCGCGTTTCTCGCAGGAGAAATCCGGCGCGGGTGTATTGAAGACTTCCAGCATCGGATCGATCAGGCCGCGAAGCCTCCGAACATAGATTGATCGACGGTTTCGTTGTTTAGGAAGCGGATTCGGCGTCCACGCAGCCGCGAACGTTCCCATCACTTGTCGCGGCTGTAACGCGACTTCCTGATTGATTTCGGGACGACAGGGAATGCCGCCGAGCGTCGGGTTAAGTTCATCCGAGACCGCCAACATCGAGTCTCGCAATTCTTCAGCGCTCAAACGCCGCGGCTTAAAGGTAGCGTAAGTGACGCCTTGCGGATCAAGCTCACGTAGCCTATTCGGATCAGGATGTTGCCCCGAACGGCAGTAAGTATCGGATGTCATGATGTGTCGATGCATCGCTTTCGTCGACCAGCCGTCGGCAACGAACGTAGCGGCCAACCAATCGAGCAATTTCGGGTGTGTCGGCCGCTTGCCGGTCGATCCAAAATTGTTGGGATTCCCTGCGATTGCCTCACCAAAGTGCCAAAGCCAGAGGCGATTAGCGATGGTCCGCGTCGTCAGCGGGTTCTTGGCATCCGCGACCCAGTTGGCAAATGTTGTGCGTCGGCCTTCAGTCGTGTCGGGGCTCGCAGCGGAGATCTGGTCGTTGACGACGCTTAATGTGCCGGGAGATACAGCCTGGCTTGGCGAAAACGGGTCACCACCGGTTAGGATCGCTGTTCGTTCAAGTACGCCTCGCTCAAGTCGATCTTCCGGAATGCGTGTTGGAGAGTAGACGCCTTTCGGACTCTCCGTCAGTCCGTTGTAAACGGCAAGTGCGTAGGGCTGGTAACGATCCAACTCCCAGACAAGTCGCTCGAGGCCTTTCCGGGCTACGCGTTCTCGCCCGAACTGTTGCGGGGTGAAACCGACGAGTTTCGGCGGATAGTCGCTTTCCGGAATACCCGCCTTTTGCATTGCGGACCTGGCGGCGTTGAAGATGCCGCCTTCGCGACCATTGGCTTTTAGTCTCTCGACGACATTGTTCCATTTAGCCGACGAGATTCGTTTGTCGCGAAACCACTGCGCGGCGTTTGCCAAGAGCGTATCATCAAGTTCCGTGAGTGTTTTCTGATGAGCCTCTCGTGTTTCTTCGAGGTACTTTCGCTCTTCAAACCCGGAAGTGTTTTCCTGGTTCAGGAACTTAGCGTTTCGTTCGACCAGTTGTGTCGTCGCGAAGACGGCTTGTATTGAGTAATAGTCGCGAGTTGGCACCGGATCGAATTTGTGATCGTGACATCGGGCGCATTGCAGTGAGTGAGCAAGAAACGTTTCACCGACACTGTTCGTGACATCGTCAAGAAACCTTTGCCGCGCAACTCTTGCGACTTCCATGCCTGTCAACTCCCAGGGGCCCATTCGCAGAAACCCTGTGGCGATGATCTTCTCGGAATCGTTGGGGGCGATTTCGTCACCGGCGATCTGCTCGCGCACGAATTCGTCATAAGGCTTGTCGCGATTGAAAGACCGCACGACGTAATCCCGATAACGCCAGGCGTTGCCGCGTTCATAGTCGTTTGCGAATCCGGACGAATCGGCGTAGCGAACAACATCCAGCCAGTGCTGCGCCATTCGCTCGCCGTAGTGAGGCGACTCCAATAGCTGGTCTACAACCTTCGCAAAGGCTTCACGATCTGATTTCTGATCGTTCAAAAACTCGCTTACTTCCGTGGGGGTCGGCGGCAAGCCCGTAAGATCAAACGTGGCTCGTCGAATGAGCGTCCGGCGATCGGCTCGCGGCGCAACTGCAAGTCCGTTCGGCCACGCTCGCTCAATCAACTCATCGATCGCATTTCTCTCATCATCTCTCAACTGTGGCGCTTGGACGGGCTGATATGCCCAAAGGCCATCAGGGTCGTACTTTCGGTACGTCCAATCTGCTGCAAGACCACCGGACGTCTTCA from Pirellulimonas nuda includes:
- a CDS encoding IS701 family transposase, with translation MDADEIRRLKPELTSYLHEFDACFSRRDTRAHLPTYVEGQLSELPAKSCEPMALAAGVAPRTLQEFLAQHRWDEDAVRRRLQEIVLRDHAGPHSIGLIDETSDVKKGDKTPGVQRQYCGCVGKQENGIVTVHLGYATGDFHALVDGELFLPESWSEDRQRCRAAGIPEDMVYRSKWKIALELCDRAAAHGVMFDWLTFDEGYGGKPLFLQGLDGRKQRFVAEVPTTFSCWTDRPRVTERPFRRGGRGRPRKVPRLVAAASAPQSVQDLAENWPELRDQAWTRYYVKDGEKGPLVWEAKHARIVMKNDDGLPGIELHLLVARNALNHDEVKYFISNALSDTTIETLLLVAFSRWRVERCFRDQKQEIGLDQWEGRCYLGLKRHLILSCVSYLFLARCRERLRGKKSGGHGLPSPRRRRRAAAELAA
- a CDS encoding leucine-rich repeat domain-containing protein; protein product: MLAALRQVAPLRHQQHGRSPKRKQDQRSAVVLGQLDSLNNLRFSNGSVSKEVLQGVGKLRQLESLTFYTTRVDCEGLEHLAGLQGLANFGFWKGDRGEYAENYSEACIAVFAELPSISSLNLHALPLSAAAIDTLPVNDKIKRVSFGEGVPFQPILEYAQKIPHAKISVGTEGWKLSEGAVVLPYHVKDDDLRNLRSVRGLLSLRFAGTTDLTDAGLAYLVGTKLKQLSLLNANQVTDAGIEHVSKIRTLESLDLRDCSQVTDASIEHLRQLPNLRTVKSFGTRIDRDAFKAALPQCEIE
- a CDS encoding sulfatase-like hydrolase/transferase yields the protein MLLTTSARPAGAAEKPNIVLLFIDDWAWNGSPVAMDDSMPNSRMPVVQMPNVERLAREGMKFTNAYASPQCSPSRVCVQTGQSSPRNGFTVFMNDRGQDYFDEKSYPAFPVIPCISDMTIDADAVTIPEALKPLGYVSAHIGKWHMRGDPGDEGYVLHDGDTSNTPGNTLPKGANQRLPDDLTDPKLMFSVTEKALGFMSEQAKAGRPFYLQISHYAMHEGRECLPATREKYTRHPLVQAYYRKIGQTAETVKRKDDPAIWLGMGDDLDGRIGAVLDRISELGIGDNTYVVLVSDNGYRHKELQLKKGLRQPHHAAKWWVWQGGIRVPMIVRGPGIKAGSVFEGNVVNYDFLPTFVDWAGGDPTALKNIDGVSLAYYMEGEEPTEAFLKRNLYFHYPHYRTSMPHSAVVSGTRKLLHFYERPDLPMLFDLAKDRGEVHNIASTHQEEHRQLYHDMMKYFEKVGARIPKRNPKYDPAAYRESKEYEKRVQWGPFAGTRQLEEDEK
- a CDS encoding sulfatase, coding for MIISLFTQAACAAAEPDIPMNVLLLIVDDLNTWLLEDPTRYSGKVVAPNIQRLAKEGVLFHNAYTASPVCSPSRTAFLSGVAPWKSGVSRNGVQVGDSKVLQGVPSLFRTFQDQGYWIGSFGKVSHGYDTGVKYDASMSHKRTPPPPRAPLNGIAQSAGGKLTERDWGATHLDENEMSDKRLADAAIEALRHEHDKPFFIACGLFHPHYPWYVPQKYLDMYPLDEIELPPIKDGDMNDVPDYGQRLVDLGWDGKVKDKGLVKEAIRGYLASVTFSDAHMGRVLKTLDESPHRDNTIVILISDHGLHLGEKQHWSKGTLWEEATDSVMMWRVPGVTQAKQICTRPVSLLDIYPTLVDLNGIEKPNHLDGHSLLPLLKDAAAPRSQPAITVYDGHMSVRTETARFIRYWDGTTELYDRTKDPHEWTNQTNNPQFAAMKTKLAGLLPPKEEGVEPLPSRQAGALNSTPRKPKRDRTKAKSLRSP
- a CDS encoding DUF1501 domain-containing protein, with protein sequence MNHRREFLYGLGASLGAVALSSLLAEDTSAEEKQKPLAPRDGHFPAEAKNCIFLMMEGGPSHIDTFDPKPKLKDLHLKEFVREGQQKSAMESGKRYYVQSPFKFRKHGQSGADMAVTWEHLAQVADDLCFFRGCQVDSVNHPTAMYQMNCGNRFGGDPGIGAWVTYGLGSVNQDLPGFLVLPEVSYPQGGAANWSNGYLPAFYQGTPLRPSGSPILDLQPPKHVAPDRQRRNLDLLTRMNQRHAQEHPEHQELSARLESYELAFRMQTEVPDAIDLSGETQKTLSMYGIGDDATDAFGRKCLLARKMVEKGVRFVQLYNGTWDSHDYIERAHGNLVRGVDQPIAALITDLKDRGLLESTLIVWCGEFGRTPDNGVRGGTAYGRDHNPNAMIIWLAGGGCNAGHTIGATDETGMAAVEDVHHVRDFHVTLLKLLGLDDNKLTYYHAGRFKQLSQFGGKVIEKLIA